Part of the Echeneis naucrates chromosome 1, fEcheNa1.1, whole genome shotgun sequence genome, gtctatatctgtctcagtgtatgtctgtgtaaatgtgtgagtgcatctgtatatctatctctgtgtgtgtctgtgaatatgtgtgagtgcatctgtatatcagtctctatttatgtctgtgtatatgtgtgagtgcgactgtatatctgtctctgtgtatgtctgtgtatatgtgtgtgtgcgtctgtatatcggtctctgtttgcatctgtgtacatgtgtgagtgcgtctggatatctatctgtgtctacatctctatatctctgtgtgtctttgagaagaaatcattcaaagtgatggccataggccacagacagagtgagatgagaccagcatgacaattgatctgtgattgcggaataagcgtaggagctatcataaagccttttgtcacaaacagaggtcaaagtctcgtgacctttttaaactttgaacggagtttctgtgacaaagcatgacgaagcagtgaggctccaaagtggggtgggtttgatccacagacctgatctgtatatctgtctctttgtatgtctgtgtaaatgtgtgagtgcgtctgtatatctgtctctgtgtatgtctgtgtaaatgtgtgagtgcgtctgtatatctgtctctgtgtgtgtctgtgtacatgtgtgagtgcgtctgtatatctctctgtgtgtacatctctatatctctgtgtgtctttgagaagacatcattcaaagtgatggccataggccacagacagagtgagatgagaccagcataacaattgatctgtgattgcgtaggaagcgtaggagctatcataaagcctttcgtcacaaatagaggtcaaagtcttgtgacctttttaaactttgaacggcgtttctgtgacaaagtgtgacgaagcagtgaggctccaaagtgaagtgggtttgatccacagacctgagctgagagagatgcggtcgtcacggtgatttgagaattcgttcgggtcagagctcagactctcccgaaaacgctccgaaaagtggattttgaccacgtcccgaactacttcgaattgcgagcaaaccgtagctccggtccgaaaaacgaaaacaccgtgaaagacagaagagtctggggattctgacagtcttatttgaaaggaaaactccttaaaatgagcgtgtagggacagtacaaagacagagtgaaattttTTTTcgtgaaaccttgatttgcattgcagtcaattgggccaaaaccaggtgttgctgacgctctgagccctccagtttaaatttggtgaggagtagagttgtaaaaatttgattttctgaatcccaagacctgtgtctacgttttgacaaaaaatcttttgtctccctttcacggtttggccgtgagctcgagttaagcatgaaaatgtcggttactttttcacagtgctctcactctacttaacgagcggttacactctaactttgaggaaaaagtgattcggactgctcctttgagagctcgtagtttgaaaagtatactgtttaggagaaaaaggtttgattttgtggaaagagcacaagatttcctccgttttaaagtttgaatgatatttttaggtgcacgtatgactgagctatgcggatgagaaaataggtgaatttttgaggcgatttttcgtcgtctcccatgcattctctatggaaaatttcggctggttttttgggaataactttgggaaaaatcggaatatcgactacccagaactcAGCAcgctattcccgatcgagccgcacgttttgatatatatattgttgggcttcgtccagcggtacgacccgcattagctgccgaaaatgtgacggaataataataatattaagaagaataataataagtatggagaagattaagtagtgcctcgtgcttatagcccgtggcactaaataataaaaaggggAACTGTACCTCGGCGCGTCGCTAACTGTGTTCTGGATCTCTTCTATCCTGCAAgtcaacaaaacagaaagtgatacaaatgaaagcaaagattAAATAAACAGCTTGTGCCATTAAAGTATGATAACTATTTAGTGGTTGGATATGAATGTGATTAATtaacccacaaaaacaaaactgttagtTTGGTTAGATTTTAAAAAGCTTGTAATAATAAATGGATTTAATCTGTTGACACGATAAAAGTTGAAATGAGCCATTAGATTCAATGTAGTGGATGCTTTGATTCTATTTCAGaattaaacattattttgaatgatttttcttatttaatatgACCACACAGATCATTTGTATACAATATTTACTATATTTACTCATATCAGGTTTGTTTACTTACATTTCAACATCCAAGAACTCGTCTAGTGTtataaatctggaggcagattcAGGAACAATTTGAATTGTCAGACTTATTGCATATTATATTATTGCTctgcacgcgcgcacacacacacacacttacttgtCTCTCCATAAGTCCCTGTAAAGAAAGCAGCTTCATCAGTAAACAGAAGGGCTGATAAATAATCAGAGTGAAGTgatgaagttttgttttttttacctgccaTAAAATGCTGGAAACTCTAATATGTCAGctctgcagagaggaaggacGAGTAAAAAGGTGTGCAGCGTCCACAGACCCATCCTGACTGACTGGGAATCTGAGTGGACTGTGACCACCAGAGAGATTTTCAGTGACTATATCAGCCTCCAACCTCCTGCCCCCTGATCAATAAAACACAGAGTTCAATATCTCACTTTTTTCACAATCATCAGTATCACCCTCACTGTCAATGAGACCACACTGTGAGAGATTTTTaagattattaattattaattatccACAGGTCTTCTAAGCCTTCACAGCCGTCAGCAAAAGGATTCACCAAAAATGAGGAATGTCACAAAATGACCATTTCATTTTAGGGTTAAAAAATTAATTAGCATAAACTGTTTAAACAGCATGTTGCTTTACATTTTGTGAAGGAACACTTGGACATTAACACTCTGAAAGCAGATGATTAGCAATCATGAGGCTCCTctgtacaaataaaacacaaacattattgtttagtcatatttttcattgaaaGAAACAATCCcttaaaaacaaagtcaagCTGAACCACTCCTGTGAGGATATTAACACAAACCAAAACTGAAGTGTTTTGTCCTGATTTGTGATAAATGTCTCCCCCTGTTGGCCATCTAAGGCAGATCTGTGAAACCTGAAGGAGGGCTGATCCTCCTTTCTGAGGGTTCGGTcgtgtttcctgttttcaggCTGTGGGATGTGTGTTTGGGTCGATCAGGGTCCAGTCCAACTGCCCTCCTTCTGTTCAACGGGCTCCAGACTGCCTCCTCACCACTAGATGTCCCTGAACCTTCACATTGGTCCTTTAAAGGGACTTCTGTTCTGAATGGAAGCATCTTGGATTCTGTGTCTGCATACAAAACTTGCAGATTAGATGTCATTTTCactcaaaatacaaaatatatgaACAAAGAACACAACGCAATAAACTGtaattcacatttaattttctgaGCTTTCTCCATTTCgttgaaaataaagaaaataaagttatttttgtgGCGTCCACACACAAATCAGTGACATTACTTCAGATGGAATATGTCCGGCTGAATGTCTTAAACTCTCTCTGAAATGTTGAGAAGTTACATGTTTGGTGATGAtaatcctgtttgtgtttcatgaaCATACGGCCCTCGCTGattgaaaacagaaactgtCCCATTCATCTCTCTGCTGGCTCACAGTCCAGGATCTGAATCTGAGTCGCTATAATCTGCCACCAGGGATGTGACTGCTgctcttgttgtgttgttctgtccCTCAGAGTCCTCCGCCTTCACCGGCCCTTTGTCCTCTTCCTGTGTGGTTCTAACActgttctttgtctctgtgatgtCCAGACCTGCTTGCGTTGGTCTGACGGCTGTATTTGAGCCGCCTGGTGTCCCGGGAGCGACCTTGTAAGTCTCCCCGTTACACGTGGTGGCGACCTCAGGGTCGGACTGTCTGCGGGTGACGGTGACGCAGGGTTCGGTTTTGACCCCCGGTCCTCCTGTGCGTCTGCGGATCAGCGGGCTGTGGGTGGAGCCCAGAGCTTTGGCTACCGCTGCCTCCTTCCCCTGTTGACCCAGCCTCTGGAGGAGGCCGCCGACGACACCACCTGGGCCAGCTGAAGGCGAGTTGAACCACGAGCGAGACGAGATCTCTCGCCGCTTGCTGTGCTGCTTGTCCTCATAGGCTgatgagacagaggaagagatcaCTCAAGTTTGTAACATGAGATTCCCATAAAAAGATGAATTGGGGTAATTCAGCTCGGACCAAAGAGCCATCAAATTCTGGCTTTtattggaaatggaaaaagctaCAGTTGAGATTCAGGCGCTGCATGGGACGCAGGTATTTATCAGCTCCGGCTCTGACCTGCGTTGATGTAAAGACAACATGCAGGTCAAAACGCTTTGGCAGTAACGTCTCTCAGAGCAGCGACATAGGCCTGTCACCTGTCCACATTAAATCCGGATTTTGGTAGGAACAGGATATTAGTGATATAAAAGACGAGGTGGTGCCGTTGGCCAAGACGGGTCCTCAAgtctgaacattaaaaaaatgtttctacGGTGGAAAGAAAAGATGCTTACAATCCGGTGCCTGGTAGGTCAGCAGTGCTGCGAGTCTCTtgtcctcttctttctctggcAGCAGAGGAATGGAAAGGTTAGTCCTCATCCTCACCGCGttgtccttctcctcctgctcagcCAGAACCTTCTTCTCCGTCTGCCTCAGCGAGAACACAGCTGTTGCTTTAGTGGCTGAACTCAATGTCACAAATCTAGTAACAACAGGCAGAGACATTCTTACCCTGAACTTCCTGCGGAGACTACTGTTGAGCTGGAAATCGTCTTTCCAGCCAGACTGGTAGTCCTGGATCTCAGACAGGGAGGGCAGAGCCTTTCTAAGCTTCTCCTTGTCTTTCCCACCATGGTCCAGCTTGAACATGGCATCCGTCTCcagcttctccttctctgtcctctctgtggaCAAGGAAGAAACAAATAATCAGGTGGCTTAAAAAACAGGCTAAAATAGTTATCATAAGCTCAGTAGGAGTTAAACTGATCgtatcatttgttttttaattgataCCCAACTTGAATCTTTTACCTGTGGTGAGGATCTGCTCATTTTCAGCCATGTCCCACCGCTCCTCTTTCCTGCTCGCCCCGCTCACTATCACGTAGTCGCAGGTCGCCGGATCTGTCTGCATCTCGATGTAGTTGACACACAGGTGGCACTTCATCCTGAACCTGGTggtgaagacaaaataaaagcaaacatctCTTAATTTAAGCTAGACTGGATGTATGTTTGTTCCAGCGGGCAGCCCAGTTTGTCCACTTACCTGTAGATCGGCGTGGTGTAGTAGTTCcccactttcttcttctccgCATTGTAGCGGACTCCTGCACGAGCAGCACATCAGGGTGATGGAAAATGAGCAGGCGTCATGTGACACCGAGTGggaatattattttatttcttcagacTTACCCATGCCAATGTGATTTTTACAGCCATCACACCAGATGTTGTACGGCATCTCAAACCTAAAAGGACACagaggtaacaaagacaatgagTCAAAGTTCTGTTACTTCCTGTGCTTATCAATTATCGTGTCTAATGCTAATTAATGACAATCAATTTCATattacatttactcattttatGCAAAGTGACTTTGTAAGTAAAAGCTGTTTTCATGTTATTAAAACACAACGTGTGTAGAATTTCAGTGTAGTATTTGCCTTTTTTGACCTTGATCAATGTGTGTCTGCACTCACCTGATGATGAGGATGCCCTGCGACAGTTTCCTGGCTCTCTCCCTGAGAGCGTGAGTTTTATGGTAGCCATTGAGCGACCCATGCTAAAGACAAAGGGACGGGCGGATACATGAGTCACTTTCTGCAGATAAAAGCTGACTTAAAGAGACTGACGGTTGCTGGTCTGTCCGATCGAACTCACCTTGGCTGGGTCAAAATCTGGAGGGTAGTAtttgtttgttccttttctttcacCCTTTGAAGAAGAACAGGAAGTCACAATTTGTTggagaatatttaaaaacagactCCTCTCATGATGTGTCTGCTGGCAGATCTTTGCTCACCATAGTGTCTCCTGAAGGTCCACTGCTGAAGTGGATTCAAACCTTTTTTCAgcaatttaaaaagacaaaacacacaaatcttaTGACTGACAccataataaacacaaacaattataGAGTCATACTGAACAGCTGATTTCCCTTTTACTAAGAAGGTgtttaattaacatttaatattttaaccAGGAATGATATTAAAGtgtattcttaaaaaaaaaaccaaaaaaaaaaaccaaaacgaaCCTAGCTAACTTCTCTCAGGTGGTCCAAccgaaaataaataattacGACCCGCAAATTCATTTGACTgtgtcacaaacacacttcagctTGAtttaattcttcttttttctgagtGTGTGAAATCGCTTTAAAGTTTAGCTGTCAaccttaaaatgtgtttttatttgtgtacaGTTTGATGGGACGACCTGTCGCTGTATTTGAACGCATCAGAGCTAAAGGCTAACGTTAGCCACCGGCTGTAACGTTCACGTCCCCTCGGTCAAATATGGGCGACGTGTATTAAACGACAAacccaaataaatatatttctgctgCGGTCATAAATGTGTAGCTGCCGTGTTAAAATGTTCTGTAGAAAGATTTAAAATACTTACAAACGTCGCTGCAGCTGGAAAAGCAGCTAGAACAAGGGGCCGATGGGTAATCAAGACGTCACTTCCTCGAAGCGGAAGTGACGTACCTGTCACGAGGATTTACAGGAAGTGCCGGCGAAAGGACGGAAAACGTGGCCGGAGCATTTTGAACCCCGGTGGCTCAGAAATGGAAACCAAAGCGGAGAAACACAAACGTTTCATCTGCTCTTTCTCCGGCTGCTCGGCGTCGTATAACAAACAGTGGAAGCTGGACGCTCATCTGTGTAAACACAGCGGGCTGCAGCCGTGTAAGTGTGAGCACGACGGCTGCAGCAAGTCCTTCAGCAGCGCCTATCACCTGGCCCGGCATGAGCTCACCCACAGCGGCCTGAAGCCCTTCAGCTGCCCGGTGGACGGCTGCCCGGCGGCCttcaccaccaacaccaaccGGGCCAGGCACATCGGCCGGATCCACGGCCAGGAGCACCGGAAGTACGTGTGCAGGTTCGAGGGATGCGGGCTGGACTTCAGGAAGAACAAGCAGCTGAAGACTCACATGTGCGAGCAGCACACCCAGCTGCCCCTCTATCAGTGCACCCATGAAGGCTGCCAGATGAGCTTCAGCTTCCCCAGCAAGCTGAAGCGACACGAGAAGGTGCACAGAGGTTACCCCTGCGGGGAGGACGGCTGCTCCTTCACGGCCAAGACCTGGACGGAGAACCTGAAGCACAGGAAGGAGCAGCACAGGCGCACCCTGAAGTGCGAACAGTGCAGCAAGGTGTTCAGGGACTCCTGGTTCTTGCAGCAGCACCAGCGCGTCCACTCTGACGTTCGGGTCGTCTTCAAGTGTCCCAGGGACGACTGTGACAGGTCCTTCACCACCACCTTCAACCTGCAGAGTCACATCAACTCCTTCCACGAAGAGCTGCGGCCCTTCGCCTGCACGCACGATGGCTGTGGGAAGACCTTCGCCATGAGGAAGAGCCTCCAGCGTCACAGTGTCGTCCACGACCCGGAGAGGAAGAAGCTGACGAGGCCGAGGAAGCAGAAGCCCAAAAGGTCTCTGGCCTCTAAGCTGAGCGGTTTGAGCGACCCAAAGGGAGAGCTCTGCACCGAGTCGATCATACCGTCCGGAGAGAAGAAGCCCTGTCCACCCAACCCTGTTGAGTTGGTGACCCTCCTGCAGGACACGTCCTTATTGTGCAGCCCTGCTGTGGACACACACGGGCTCACTAACGTCCTGACTGCACCTCTAACTGTGTAGCTCAGTTATGAGGACAGCACAACAGGAACACTCAGAGCAGAACTTATTGCTTTGTCTTCATTGACAgttaatattttctgttttgtgacataatttatttttcttcacactATAATTGTACTGTATTATATCAATGAAGAgaatatattttgtttacaCATCTGTGTTGCTTGCTCAATATGAAATACATATTGGTGGACGGatatttgtttgaataaaacCTTTGAAGGCACTTGGAAACCAGAAGTTTTaaactatcatcatcatcaagcaAGTCGCTGGATGTGGACAGTCCATAGATCCGGAAttctttgtcttatttatttttctcctgctgctgttattcATTTGACACAATCTGAGCCAAGTTTGAGCTGAGAAAGCCACCTGAAGTACGGTTGGCTGGTGGTCGAGTTCCAGCAACACACACCAGGCTGAAGTAGACCTGCAGACTGGGCTCAGAGGAATTTAGCTATTTTCCCCATTTAGTCCATCCTCTAGCTGAGGAGATCGGTGTGTGTTAGCAGGGCTTAAAGTACCCCGGCGAGTGTTGTTGGACATGTCTGTattgtttgttgtgtgagtgatggaTGTACCAAATTCAGGCTCAggattgtttctttctttaaggCCTGTGTTCGTGAAATCGGCAGCTGGAGTTGAAAGCTGCAGACTCTGGCACACACGGCAGGTTGTCTCAGCTCTGACCAGCAGATTTAGAGCATAAACAGGAGCTGCTCAGTGCAAGCTTCAGATTCCGAGGCTAAATCCTCTAAAAATTCCAGTTACAGGAAGGCTGCTCCCCACATTCCTGCCTGGCTCGGCTCAGACGAGCCCTATATGGACCGACTGCCTGACCAGCTCACCGCAGAACTCATCTATCAGTAATCATTCAGTCTGAATGTAATTGTTTCCTCTTCAATATCCATCCTTCGTGATAAAACCTAAATTCATCCggaaacacaaaagcacaggtTCGTCATGTCGATGCTGCTCCAGAGCTTTAAGTAACGCTGATCAGGATCTTTAATATTGACAGCTAGGTTGTCcattcatttgaaaacatttgtatCAATAAGACAACACATTGGTTTGTCACATCATTGCTTCCATGATCCTTAGATTGTCTAAagagtaaaatgtttttcacattttaacctTTAAGTCTCAAAGCTTTTCTATGATTTAAACCCCCCCTCACCCCGCTCTATTTTTACCCCTCCATATCAGTTTTGGCATTAACTCAGGCTACATTTAGATCTGCTTGGAGTCACAGCTGAGCTTTCGCAAGACTGTCCAGCTGTGCTGCGTTACTAAAATTACATGTCTTTAACttcaacagacaaaaaaaaataaataaataaaattttctttgTAATCATGAACAACAAATCCAAGATGGTGCTCCCAATGAAGTTTGGATCAGTCAGGattaaaaaggtttaaaatgataaaatgatgaaGAACAAAAAAGCTGAATCACGAGCAAAGGTGGGATAATTGTCTTTTAATTTCTACTTAGAGGTAGATGAATGACTTTTTTGTTAGACATTGAGGATGTGTATGTCTGTTACATGAGACAACAAAGTAAACGTGCTGAACGTGCAGGAATGTAGAGGAGAGGGAGCTCTTGGATAAGAGACTCTTCCCTTGTAGATCTACGATGCCTTAGAAAAATCTAATCCACAGTCCAAATGTTTCTGGCATTTTTAAAGGAAACCATCACCAACCCAGTTCACCGCTGTAAAACCtcagctgctcagctgctggTGTTGTTCAGGCcagtttttatatatttgatataAGGAAGTCTCCTAAAAAcgacaaatatatttcatatcttgctaaaaaacaaataaagaggaGAATCTAAATTAGCTTTATAGATTTTATCCAAATTCAATCAGCGTGTCAAgctgcaatgtaaaaaaaaaaagaagtttcatatttttatttgaaaaaggtaaaatgtgtcGCAGTAATGTTGTGCAGAGTTGCAAATCACATCCTCCTGACTTAGGAGAACTCCCAACAGGAACCAGTGGAAATTACATCGCAACTGTAATTTCTGCCAAAATAATTCTTTGATCTAATTTGTACGTCTTCGGTCCTAAGATAAACTTTAGGTGAGGAGGAGCAATCTAAACGTCTGAAAAGAACCAGCTGGTCTGTTTTAAGAGCGTGATGCCAATAATGGTATTAGAACAAGTGGCACTTCTTTAAATAATGTGATCTGGATTTTGGAAAAGTATCAGGAAGTCACTTTGGATCTGGCCGGGTCGACCATTATATCATCgcttcttctctcttcctttaGAGAAACCGATGCCACGTTCTTTCCATTCCTTTCTTCTGACGAGGCTGAATTCCAGACTGGCTCTGCAGGCCAGAATCCGAAGGGATGGCTCTATCTCCGCTGTATTtctcccaccacctcctccgCTTTTCATCTCTCCCTTGGCCCTCGTCCTCCTGTCTCCTGGACAGGTAGAAGGAATGTGTCAGGCCCTTTGCCCTTTCATGTGCTTGTTTTCTGTAGCTGTTTACTGGGAAATGGAAGAAGACCATgagaaggggaggggagcagcatttaaaaaaaccaacatcatgTTTAATGAAAGGGGGCGGAAACTAAAGACGGAGACCATGAACTCGTTCAGAAAACGTTAACTGATTTGGGTAATAAACCAGGTGATAggccatttccccatagacttcaatacaacaaTACCCAAAACCTTCCTGCTAGTAGCTGAACAATGAAAATAAGGCAGGAGATAATCAGAAGaaatttttaaaacatgaaaagattttgaaattgaagttttcactttgtcattgcGGGGTTTTAGATTAATAAACTGattgaaaatacaatatttttaaGCTAATTTTACAAAATATGAGTCTGAATACTTTCAAATTGCAGACTGAGGAAGAGTTTCAGAATACGtggtcatttttcatttgaataagtTATTTAGTGCTGCACCAAATAACTTAGTCACAGTTTATCCTTGAAAGAGTTATCGGGATTCCTGGCAGTAAATTTTTTCGAACATTATTAGTTCAAGAGCTTGAGATGATTTCTGTCTAATTCAAATCTACAGAGCTATGATACATGAGAAACAAGGCTGtttaaaagcaataaataaacttaaaatctCTTTGGACACACTCCCCCTGTCTATATATAACTAAGTGAAACCAGGAGTTGGGCATTTAGAAAACCCAGAGAGAGTTATAGttcattgttttgatttagatagatagatatctTATGGAGATATAGTTCATCTTGATATCCGATTAAATCAATTGATGTTATTAATATAATCAGATTAACACGGTGATGGTTTTGtctctgacacattttaaaaaccttGTGAACTTTCTGAAGGGTAGAAACTCTCTCCATGTCCGAGGCCTTTTTCTCATCATACATTAGCAGGTGTCAACATaatttttgcaaaaacaaagaaaaccttcagattataaataaaaactccTAAAACTAAGTTGTGTTCACTTCGAGGTTTGAGCCTGAGTAACAGCGGTTGCTAAATAAGGTGCACTGAGGTGTCCGACCTGCACCTGGATGCCAGAGACGGAGTCCAAATATGCACTTTTCCTGCAAACTCTAAATTCccctgactgtctgtctgttcgGGCCCTACGCTGTTACATAATGCATATTCTAAATATTCTACATATTCTACATGT contains:
- the yju2b gene encoding putative splicing factor YJU2B; the protein is MGERKGTNKYYPPDFDPAKHGSLNGYHKTHALRERARKLSQGILIIRFEMPYNIWCDGCKNHIGMGVRYNAEKKKVGNYYTTPIYRFRMKCHLCVNYIEMQTDPATCDYVIVSGASRKEERWDMAENEQILTTERTEKEKLETDAMFKLDHGGKDKEKLRKALPSLSEIQDYQSGWKDDFQLNSSLRRKFRTEKKVLAEQEEKDNAVRMRTNLSIPLLPEKEEDKRLAALLTYQAPDSYEDKQHSKRREISSRSWFNSPSAGPGGVVGGLLQRLGQQGKEAAVAKALGSTHSPLIRRRTGGPGVKTEPCVTVTRRQSDPEVATTCNGETYKVAPGTPGGSNTAVRPTQAGLDITETKNSVRTTQEEDKGPVKAEDSEGQNNTTRAAVTSLVADYSDSDSDPGL
- the LOC115044374 gene encoding transcription factor IIIA-like, encoding METKAEKHKRFICSFSGCSASYNKQWKLDAHLCKHSGLQPCKCEHDGCSKSFSSAYHLARHELTHSGLKPFSCPVDGCPAAFTTNTNRARHIGRIHGQEHRKYVCRFEGCGLDFRKNKQLKTHMCEQHTQLPLYQCTHEGCQMSFSFPSKLKRHEKVHRGYPCGEDGCSFTAKTWTENLKHRKEQHRRTLKCEQCSKVFRDSWFLQQHQRVHSDVRVVFKCPRDDCDRSFTTTFNLQSHINSFHEELRPFACTHDGCGKTFAMRKSLQRHSVVHDPERKKLTRPRKQKPKRSLASKLSGLSDPKGELCTESIIPSGEKKPCPPNPVELVTLLQDTSLLCSPAVDTHGLTNVLTAPLTV